The Dendropsophus ebraccatus isolate aDenEbr1 chromosome 10, aDenEbr1.pat, whole genome shotgun sequence genome has a segment encoding these proteins:
- the LOC138766314 gene encoding mucin-22-like, giving the protein MGTGSGLRALFLLLMMFLNVAPTTNQETPTTTAASTTTATPTTTATSTTTATPTTTAAPTTTATPTTTATPTTTAAPTTTAAPTTTAAPTTTAAPTTTAAPTTTAVPTTTATATTTEAPTTTATPTTTAAPTTTAAPTTTAAPTTTAAPTTTAAPTTTAAPTTSAVPTTTATATTTEAPTTTATPTTTAAPTTTATPTTTAAPTTTAAPTTTAAPTTTAAPTTTAVPTTTATPTTTAAPTTTAVPTTTATPTTTAAPTTTAVPTTTAAPTTTAAPTTTAASTTTAAPTTTIAAPTTTAAPTTTAAPTATAASTTTAASTTSAAPTTTAAPTTTAASTTTAASTTTAASTTTAAPTTTAASTTSAAPTTTAATTTTAAPTSSAAPTTTAASTTTAAPTTTAASTTSAAPNTTAASTTTAAPTTTAAPTTTSAPNTSAAPTTTAAPTTSAAPTSTEAPTTTVSPTTSAAPTTTAAPTTTRAPTSTAVSPTTTATGTGSPTTVVTSTGSPTTAVTGTGSSTTAVTGTGSPTTAVTGTGSPTTAVTGTGSPTTAVTGTGSPTTAVTGTGSPTTAVTGNGSPTTAVTGTGSPTTAVNGTGSPTTAVNGTGSPTTAVTGTGSSTTAVTGTGSPTTAVTGTGSPTTAVTGTGSPTTAVNGTGSPTTAVTGTGSPTTAVTGTASPTTAVTGTSSEAPTATASDTTPAPVTVTPLTGTGSPTTAVTGTGSPTTAVTGTGSPTTAVTGTGSPTTAVTGTGSPTTAVTGTGSPTTAVTGNGSPTTAVTGTGSPTTAVNGTGSPTTAVNGTGSPTTAVTGTGSSTTAVTGTGSPTTAVTGTGSPTTAVTGTGSPTTAVNGTGSPTNAVTGTGSPTTAVTGTGSPTTAVTGTSSEAPTATASDTTPAPVTVTPLTGTGSPTTAVTGTGSPTTAVTGTGSPTTAVNGTGSPTTAVTGTGSSITAVAGTGSPTTAVTGTGSPTTAVTATSSKAPTVTASDTTPAPVTVTQLTGTGSPTTAVTGTGSPTTAVTGTGSPTTAVTGTGSPTTAVTGTGSPTTAVTGTGSPTTAVTGTGSSTTAVTGTGSPTTAVTGTGSPTTAVTGIGSPTTAVTGTGSAITAVTGTGSPTTAVNGTGSSTTAVTGTGSPTTAVTGTGSPTTAVTGTGSPTTAVTGTGSPTTAVTGNGSPTTAVTGTGSPTTAVTGTGSPTTAVTGTGSPTTAVTGTGSPTTAVTGTGSPTTVVTGIGSPTTAVTGTGSPTTAVTGTGSPTTAVTGTGSPTTAVTGTGSPTTAGSGTGSSTTAVTGTGSPTTAGTGTGSLTTAVTGTGSPTTAVTGTGSPTTAVSGTGSPTTAVTGTGSPTTAVTGTGSPTTAVSGTGSPTTAVTGTGSPTAAVTGTGSPTTAVTGTGSPTTAVTAASSKAATATASDTTSAQVVPIGPTGKIATTTTTATSSSGGGLAFWKIILIAGAVALGSIFVIVGLCSIFYFSSVGSFLGAGTAAVPTVVSVAPAVASALPNATVSIPAPTYPTYYTHSNVLSNTPRPNPLPRQPPRQPPRQPPRQPPRNTRQPSRREDGRNNIRLTSYTTYARPTY; this is encoded by the exons ATGGGGACTGGAAGTGGATTGAGGGCTCTTTTCCTTTTACTCATGATGTTTCTAAATG TTGCACCAACAACGAATCAAGAAACTCCAACTACTACTGCGGCTTCAACTACTACTGCGACTCCAACTACTACTGCGACTtcaactactactgcaactccaactactactgcagctccaactactACTGCGACTCCAACTACTACTGCGACTCCAActactactgcagctccaactactactgcagctccaactactactgcagctccaactactACTGCGGCTCCAACTACTACTGCGGCTCCAACTACTACTGCGGTTCCAACAACTACTGCGACTGCAACTACTACTGAGGCTCCAACTACTACTGCGACTCCAActactactgcagctccaactactactgcagctccaactactactgcagctccaactactactgcagctccaactactACTGCGGCTCCAACTACTACTGCGGCTCCAACTACTTCTGCGGTTCCAACAACTACTGCGACTGCAACTACTACTGAGGCTCCAACTACTACTGCGACTCCAActactactgcagctccaactactACTGCGACTCCAActactactgcagctccaactactactgcagctccaactactactgcggctccaactactactgcagctccaactactACTGCCGTTCCAACTACTACTGCGACTCCAActactactgcagctccaactactACTGCGGTTCCAACAACTACTGCGACTCCAActactactgcagctccaactactACTGCGGTTCCAActactactgcagctccaactactactgcagctccaactactACTGCAGCTTCAACTACTACTGCGGCTCCAACTACTACTATTGCGGCTCCAActactactgcagctccaactactACTGCGGCTCCAACTGCTACTGCAGCTTCAACTACTACTGCAGCTTCAACTACTAGTGCAGCTCCAACTACTACTGCGGCTCCAACTACTACTGCGGCTTCAACTACTACTGCAGCTTCAACTACTACTGCGGCTTCAActactactgcagctccaactactACTGCAGCTTCAACTACTAGTGCAGCTCCAACTACTACTGCGGCTACAACTACTACTGCGGCTCCAACTTCTTCTGCGGCTCCAACTACTACTGCAGCTTCAACGACTACTGCGGCTCCAACTACTACTGCAGCTTCAACTACTAGTGCAGCTCCAAATACTACTGCAGCTTCAActactactgcagctccaactactACTGCGGCCCCAACTACAACTTCAGCTCCAAATACCAGTGCAGCTCCAActactactgcagctccaactacCAGTGCAGCTCCAACTTCTACTGAAGCTCCAACTACTACTGTGTCTCCAACTACCAGTGCAGCTCCAACcactactgcagctccaactactACTAGAGCTCCCACTTCTACTGCAGTTTCTCCAACTACTACTGCAACTGGTACTGGCTCACCAACTACTGTTGTTACTAGTACTGGCTCACCAACTACTGCTGTTACTGGTACTGGCTCATCAACTACTGCTGTAACTGGTACTGGCTCACCAACTACTGCTGTTACTGGCACTGGCTCACCAACTACTGCTGTTACTGGTACTGGCTCACCAACTACTGCTGTTACTGGTACTGGCTCACCAACTACTGCTGTTACTGGTACTGGCTCACCAACTACTGCTGTTACTGGTAATGGCTCACCAACTACTGCTGTTACTGGTACTGGCTCACCAACTACTGCTGTTAATGGTACTGGCTCACCAACTACTGCTGTAAATGGTACTGGCTCACCAACTACTGCTGTTACTGGTACTGGCTCGTCAACTACTGCTGTTACTGGTACTGGTTCACCAACTACTGCTGTTACTGGTACTGGCTCACCAACTACTGCTGTTACTGGTACTGGCTCACCAACTACTGCTGTTAATGGTACTGGCTCACCAACTACTGCTGTTACTGGTACTGGCTCACCAACTACTGCTGTTACTGGTACTGCCTCACCAACTACTGCTGTTACTGGTACAAGTAGTGAAGCTCCCACTGCTACAGCATCAGACACTACTCCAGCTCCAGTTACTGTGACACCACTTACTGGTACTGGCTCACCAACTACTGCTGTCACTGGTACTGGCTCCCCAACTACTGCTGTTACTGGTACTGGCTCACCAACTACTGCTGTTACTGGTACTGGCTCACCAACTACTGCTGTTACTGGTACTGGCTCACCAACTACTGCTGTTACTGGTACTGGCTCACCAACTACTGCTGTTACTGGTAATGGCTCACCAACTACTGCTGTTACTGGTACTGGCTCACCAACTACTGCTGTTAATGGTACTGGCTCACCAACTACTGCTGTAAATGGTACTGGCTCACCAACTACTGCTGTTACTGGTACTGGCTCGTCAACTACTGCTGTTACTGGTACTGGTTCACCAACTACTGCTGTTACTGGTACTGGCTCACCAACTACTGCTGTTACTGGTACTGGCTCACCAACTACTGCTGTTAATGGTACTGGCTCACCAACTAATGCTGTTACTGGTACTGGCTCACCAACTACTGCTGTTACTGGTACTGGCTCACCAACTACTGCTGTTACTGGTACCAGTAGTGAAGCTCCCACTGCTACAGCATCAGACACTACTCCAGCTCCAGTTACTGTGACACCACTTACTGGTACTGGCTCACCAACTACTGCTGTCACTGGTACTGGCTCCCCAACTACTGCTGTTACTGGTACTGGCTCACCAACTACTGCTGTTAATGGTACTGGCTCACCAACTACTGCTGTTACTGGTACTGGCTCGTCAATTACTGCTGTTGCTGGTACTGGCTCACCAACTACTGCTGTTACTGGTACTGGCTCACCAACTACTGCTGTTACTGCTACAAGTAGTAAAGCTCCCACTGTTACAGCATCAGACACTACTCCAGCTCCAGTTACTGTGACACAACTTACTGGTACTGGCTCACCAACTACTGCTGTTACTGGTACTGGCTCACCAACTACTGCTGTTACTGGTACTGGCTCACCAACTACTGCTGTTACTGGTACTGGCTCACCAACTACTGCTGTTACTGGTACTGGCTCACCAACTACTGCTGTTACTGGTACTGGCTCACCAACTACTGCTGTTACTGGTACTGGCTCATCAACTACTGCTGTTACTGGTACTGGCTCACCAACTACTGCTGTTACTGGTACTGGCTCACCAACTACTGCTGTTACTGGTATTGGCTCACCAACTACTGCTGTTACAGGTACTGGCTCAGCAATTACTGCTGTTACTGGTACTGGCTCACCAACTACTGCTGTTAATGGTACTGGCTCATCAACTACTGCTGTTACTGGTACTGGCTCACCAACTACTGCTGTTACTGGTACTGGCTCACCAACTACTGCTGTTACTGGTACTGGCTCACCAACTACTGCTGTTACTGGTACTGGCTCACCAACTACTGCTGTTACTGGTAATGGCTCACCAACTACTGCTGTTACTGGAACTGGCTCACCAACTACTGCTGTTACTGGTACTGGCTCACCAACTACTGCTGTTACTGGTACTGGCTCACCAACTACTGCTGTTACTGGTACTGGCTCACCAACTACTGCTGTTACTGGTACTGGCTCACCAACTACTGTTGTTACTGGTATTGGCTCACCAACTACTGCTGTTACTGGTACTGGCTCACCAACTACTGCTGTTACTGGTACTGGCTCACCAACTACTGCTGTTACTGGTACTGGCTCACCAACTACTGCTGTTACTGGTACTGGCTCACCAACTACTGCTGGTAGTGGTACTGGCTCATCAACTACTGCTGTTACTGGTACTGGCTCACCAACTACTGCTGGTACTGGTACTGGCTCATTAACTACTGCTGTTACTGGTACTGGCTCTCCAACTACTGCTGTTACTGGTACTGGCTCACCAACTACTGCTGTTTCTGGTACTGGCTCACCAACTACTGCTGTTACTGGTACTGGCTCACCAACTACTGCTGTTACTGGTACTGGCTCACCAACTACTGCTGTTTCTGGTACTGGCTCACCAACTACTGCTGTTACTGGTACTGGCTCACCAACTGCTGCTGTTACTGGTACTGGCTCACCAACTACTGCTGTTACTGGTACTGGCTCACCAACTACTGCTGTTACTGCTGCAAGTAGTAAAGCTGCCACTGCTACAGCATCAGACACTACTTCAGCTCAAGTTGTTCCAATTGGACCAACAGGAAAAATAGCtacaaccaccaccaccgccacca GTTCTTCAGGTGGAGGTCTTGCATTCTGGAAAATAATATTGATCGCAGGAGCTGTTGCACTAGGCTCCATTTTCGTTATTGTTGGCCTATGTTCG aTCTTCTATTTCTCAAGTGTTGGAAGTTTCCTGGGTGCCGGCACAGCTGCCGTGCCAACTGTCGTAAGCGTTGCACCTGCTGTAGCCAGTGCTTTGCCAAATGCCACAGTCTCTATACCAGCCCCAACATatccaacatactatactcacaGTAATGTTCTGAGCAATACTCCTCGTCCTAACCCACTACCACGCCAACCACCCAGACAACCTCCACGTCAACCCCCAAGACAACCACCCCGGAACACTCGACAGCCATCACGACGTGAAGATGGGAGAAATAATATCCGCCTTACTTCATATACTACCTACGCTCGTCCCACCTATTAG